In a single window of the Nicotiana tomentosiformis chromosome 10, ASM39032v3, whole genome shotgun sequence genome:
- the LOC138900216 gene encoding uncharacterized protein translates to MSLVNEAFDGRGFQGWRRSVLIALSAKNKLGFIEGTCAPPVITSKDYQPWTRCNDMVTSWLLNSHSRDIGDSVIYSKSARELWISLEHRFGKSNGAKLYHLRKELSSLVQGTNDIASYFTKLKRLWDELDSLICDVKCVCACVCSGKQKLKQSLEDERLIQFLMGLNDVYGQTRGNILMLNPLPSIDHAYSLVLQDESQREVYMNSLISSNSSAFMVGSQGSYALRNNKQMQRNTR, encoded by the coding sequence ATGAGTCTCGTGAATGAAGCCTTCGATGGAAGGGGCTTTCAAGGTTGGAGAAGGTCAGTTCTGATTGCACTCTCAGCAAAGAACAAACTGGGATTTATTGAGGGAACATGTGCTCCTCCTGTTATCACATCTAAGGACTATCAACCATGGACTAGATGCAATGATATGGTAACTTCTTGGTTGTTGAATTCACACTCCAGAGACATTGGAGATAGTGTCATCTACTCCAAATCTGCAAGAGAACTCTGGATCAGTCTGGAACACAGATTTGGAAAATCAAATGGAGCAAAACTGTATCACTTGCGTAAGGAATTATCTTCTTTAGTTCAAGGAACAAATGATATAGCAAGCTATTTTACAAAACTCAAACGTTTATGGGATGAGCTAGACTCTCTAATTTGTGATGTAAAGTGTGTTTGTGCTTGTGTATGTTCTGGGAAGCAAAAGCTGAAACAATCCTTAGAAGATGAGAGACTTATACAGTTTCTCATGGGACTAAATGATGTTTATGGCCAGACTAGGGGAAACATTTTAATGTTGAATCCTCTACCTAGCATAGATCATGCTTATTCTCTAGTATTACAGGATGAGAGTCAGAGAGAGGTCTATATGAATTCTCTTATTTCTTCTAATTCCTCAGCCTTCATGGTGGGAAGTCAGGGAAGTTATGCACTAAGAAACAACAAGCAGATGCAAAGGAACACAAGGTAG